In a genomic window of Leishmania donovani BPK282A1 complete genome, chromosome 32:
- a CDS encoding ATP-dependent RNA helicase, putative, whose product MGIKGRRKKLRQREELARQQQAQGCGSPDDDEAEGVGDSLASGVVAMSDSPFRSPVDAMGQLKMKKSDFFRMQDMEVLEQMQEEHQCRRKQSQFGALVAGGGSASRKRRRGAAEDSVEDVAEEVETSYLGHQYAHEDLFEGPKGAKSGHQSTTLSSATGGAPGDRGSAQACKGRGASSKAEELDNQEEEQVDLIERRRKAAHGALFSHPLIGLDPVVVDALQKNGFHRMTRIQERSIPYALEGYDLLGQARTGSGKTLAFCVPLLHLAKNTANKYPHATVGLLLAPTKELCVQTHSVLSRLCNHIAAVPVTAGGAQFHVQLITGGTKVSEERRRLMSGMASIVVGTPGRIHDHVLHCKGWDLSRLRLLVLDEADRMLADGFQRDLDAVITRIPKGRQTFLFSATNSKSVRELARLSLSRLPLFLSTAGDAPSVVEMGDAETSEASTSMAPYRVYNDPDEDGKEVEDEEHGRKDEGDAGPCSEDSAGEADAIPSKLRQFGHIVPLQDRLRALYTFVKQVARRAKAMVFCSTVASAIFHCQMMGSVGFHDDVVMLHGHMKHRQRVQTFQLFTEWKTGVLFCTDVAARGLDIPHVSWILQYDPPLDPTEYIHRIGRTARAGTVGNSLLFLTPEEAPFVRYLANYGIRMEKYPMPEKLPRIQEKLEHVLQLDEVVAKSAVTAFRAHVGAYQSHILKETFDVHRLDLEALSKAFALTSVPHVTLPRNTEEEKRKEYIKGRLKSLNRRRLDALRHYEANKTRPQWENGTFVGVSRPFMN is encoded by the coding sequence ATGGGCATCAAGGGACGCCGAAAAAAGCTGCGCCAACGTGAGGAGctggcacggcagcagcaagcgcagGGGTGCGGCAGTCCAGATGACGACGAAGCTGAGGGCGTCGGCGACAGTCTTGCCAGCGGGGTCGTTGCGATGAGCGACAGCCCCTTTCGCTCCCCTGTGGATGCCATGGGCCAGCTGAAGATGAAAAAGAGTGACTTTTTCCGAATGCAAGAcatggaggtgctggagcagaTGCAAGAGGAGCATCAGTGCCGTCGGAAGCAGTCGCAGTTCGGGGCGCTGGtggccggtggcggcagcgccagtcgcaagcggcgccgcggcgccgcggaggaCTCCGTGGAGGATGTCGCGGAGGAAGTGGAGACGAGCTACCTTGGGCACCAATATGCGCACGAAGATCTGTTCGAGGGCCCGAAGGGCGCCAAATCCGGTCATCAGTCGACGACGCTATCCTCCGCAACAGGTGGCGCACCAGGCGACAGAGGTTCAGCTCAGGCGTGCAAGGGAAGAGGCGCATCTTCGAAGGCTGAAGAGCTCGACAatcaggaggaggagcaggtggATCTTatcgagcggcggcgcaaggCCGCCCACggcgccctcttctcccatCCACTGATCGGCCTCGACCCTGTTGTCGTCGATGCCCTGCAGAAAAATGGCTTCCACCGCATGACCCGCATCCAGGAGCGCAGCATCCCGTACGCGCTGGAGGGCTACGACCTTCTCGGTCAGGCGCGTACCGGCTCTGGCAAAACTCTCGCCTTCTGCGTACCGCTTCTCCACCTAGCCAAGAACACGGCCAACAAATACCCGCACGCCACTGtagggctgctgctggccccTACCAAAGAGCTGTGCGTGCAGACGCACTCGGTTCTGTCGAGACTGTGTAATCACATTGCAGCCGTGCCGGTCACGGCTGGTGGGGCTCAGTTTCACGTACAGCTCATTACGGGTGGCACGAAGGTCAGCGAGGAGCGTCGGCGTCTCATGTCGGGGATGGCGTCCATCGTCGTTGGCACACCTGGCCGAATTCATGATCACGTTCTCCATTGCAAGGGGTGGGACTTGTCGCGACTGCGCCTTCTCGTGCTGGATGAGGCAGACCGCATGCTGGCTGACGGCTTCCAGCGCGACCTCGACGCCGTCATCACACGCATCCCGAAGGGGCGGCAGACGTTCTTGTTCTCGGCCACCAACTCCAAATCGGTGCGTGAGCTTgcccgcctctccctctcgcgtcTTCCGCTCTTCCTTAGCACAGCTGGTGATGCCCCTTCTGTGGTGGAAATGGGCGACGCTGAGACATCAGAGGCGAGCACGAGCATGGCACCCTACCGTGTGTATAACGACCCCGATGAAGACGGCAAAGAagtggaggacgaggagcaTGGGCGCAAGGACGAGGGCGATGCTGGTCCCTGCAGCGAGGACtccgccggcgaggcggacgCAATTCCATCGAAGCTGCGCCAATTCGGTCACATTGTGCCGTTGCAAGACCGCTTGCGCGCGCTGTACACCTTTGTGAAGCAGGTCGCGCGCCGTGCCAAGGCAATGGTCTTCTGCTCCACAGTTGCGAGTGCCATCTTTCACTGCCAGATGATGGGCTCCGTTGGGTTCCACGATGACGTCGTGATGCTGCACGGCCACATGAAGCACCGCCAGCGTGTGCAGACGTTTCAATTGTTCACCGAGTGGAAGACAGGGGTGCTATTCTGCACCGATGTCGCAGCGCGTGGACTGGACATCCCTCACGTGTCGTGGATTCTCCAGTACGACCCGCCTTTGGATCCGACGGAGTATATCCACCGCATCGGACGCACGGCGCGCGCCGGCACTGTGGGTAactcgcttctctttctcacgCCGGAAGAGGCGCCGTTTGTGCGCTACCTCGCCAACTACGGCATCCGCATGGAGAAGTATCCCATGCCAGAGAAACTTCCACGCATCCAGGAAAAGCTGGagcacgtgctgcagctggacgAGGTGGTCGCCAAGAGCGCTGTGACGGCGTTCCGCGCACACGTTGGTGCCTATCAGAGCCATATCCTAAAGGAAACCTTCGATGTGCACCGGCTGGACCTCGAAGCGTTGTCCAAGGCATTCGCGCTGACTTCGGTGCCGCATGTGACGCTGCCTCGCaacacggaggaggagaagcggaagGAGTACATCAAAGGTCGGCTCAAGTCGCTGAACCGGCGCCGCTtggacgcgctgcgccactACGAGGCCAACAAGACGCGTCCACAATGGGAAAACGGGACTTTCGTTGGTGTCTCACGTCCTTTCATGAACTGA
- a CDS encoding methionyl-tRNA formyltransferase, putative: MRCIVASALRCSKAGNSSGDAGDVHWSPLAAASSSQGRRAAKDEEAMTEVDAFVRDHITVVCPALPRGMTPEEAAKKFTRQYPVARYCVEHGLPIIPVDDPKSLSRSALLKEMLASRKDVAASTTGSHAHHLYRSRPMASHRTSHALPSSAPRCGAGVLSPSANGKLNTKGFSPSSAPSATPHTWVAQGRSLADYDLTVVVSFRYFLPKRLLHVLPPVINMHPSLLPRYRGASPIFTALRRNETLGGVSITQMKPEQTAMDSGNVLWQCEVPIPLDMDIRLYFPLVTQIGAAGLCDLIFGEAPPAWRPSVTTSDVSVLAPPLASARPSASWSHGCSGSQPQTHQDGVDCRSTKASSTNGAIVPSWFALRQRSLTPLVHRPGGRVAAPASVTSHDTHLPTNTLFSATELPFLSSLPGSSENCSVMRVRQTVHALDGMTLSHCLGSSEASPSADGAEVRHPRCCQPWMTLCRAPTHITPEAVRAASKTLRALFFQNLGSPSDAAAAAAAAAQATPACSAAAHQHKSGTTAATAECKRALVSKKTVSLSAAAEMGITTTMKCAEVFPASVLSSHCDWPDSFTYSWKFAQIQAYPTYAHFSEDPYHAPLLPKDAAVVRFSSMDAAEAFGVWRAFVGGDYFQPSVNATLDKGSTPVRNQLVHRALRRILLKRAKPHAKSQGNSQQQRECAGARQEKMLAATVTLTSEDSDVPVGVVAGKHVDLDIFSPAGLQLLTEAENTLRIPCTFTQVVNPVLAPECVCEELAEVERSGHLQRVSSTCICQHQSQQLHRRVRFYRAPAAIFRSLLCNRTSDSAAQETTRQVRCWSVLALSERGTAGTNGAHLTLQQQPCEAAGEGTVPHSTTTSPRAASFTAEEKGQRQPDHGHPHAGGVATAVQTEEPAEDEEAPEDYVPEVIHAAPPTQHHVHIPPGTGYFPQCDESYGAIKCKEGWFLWKEAHMKWANKAQPAVLIRKGLAMKTGVLYVGLFSEYS, translated from the coding sequence ATGCGCTGCATCGTGGCAagtgcgctgcggtgctcgAAGGCAGGCAACAGCAGTGGCGACGCAGGTGATGTGCACTGGTCACCCTTGGCTGCAGCGTCATCATCGCAGGGACGGCGCGCGGCAAAGGACGAAGAGGCCATGACAGAGGTGGACGCATTCGTGCGTGATCATATCACGGTGGTGTGTCCGGCGCTTCCGCGTGGCATGAcgccggaggaggcggccaaGAAGTTCACGCGCCAGTACCCAGTAGCGCGGTACTGCGTCGAACACGGATTGCCAATCATCCCGGTGGATGACCCAAAGTCGCTGTCGCGGAGCGCCTTGCTGAAGGAGATGCTGGCCAGCAGGAAAGACGTGGCAGCCAGTACGACAggctcacacgcacatcatCTTTACAGGAGCCGCCCTATGGCGAGCCACCGGACCTcacacgcgctgccgtcatctgcgccgcgctgcggagccGGCGTCCTTTCGCCGTCAGCGAATGGAAAGCTCAATACCAAGGGCTTTTCGCCATCTTCTGCGCCCTCTGCGACTCCGCACACATGGGTCGCACAGGGGCGTTCTCTGGCGGACTACGACCTCACCGTTGTCGTCTCCTTCCGCTACTTCCTGCCGAAGCGCCTGTTGCATGTGCTGCCACCCGTGATCAATATGCACCCCTCGCTGCTCCCGCGCTACCGCGGCGCCAGCCCCATCTTTACTGCACTGCGTCGCAACGAGACGTTGGGCGGCGTGAGCATCACTCAAATGAAACCCGAGCAGACAGCAATGGACTCGGGGAACGTGCTCTGGCAGTGCGAGGTGCCCATCCCCCTCGACATGGACATTCGCTTGTACTTCCCGTTGGTCACCCAGATCGGTGCGGCTGGCCTATGCGACCTTATATTTGGCGAAGCTCCACCAGCGTGGCGGCCATCGGTGACGACCAGCGACGTTTCTGTGCTTGCGCCCCCCTTGGCCTCAGCGCGGCCGTCCGCGTCCTGGTCccacggctgcagcggtaGTCAACCACAAACTCACCAAGACGGCGTCGACTGTCGCTCGACCAAGGCTTCATCCACCAACGGCGCCATAGTACCGTCGTGGTTCGCGCTGCGTCAGCGCAGTCTGACACCTCTCGTGCACCGTCCCGGCGGCCGCGTTGCCGCGCCGGCTTCGGTTACGTCGCACGACACACACTTGCCGACGAATACGCTCTTCAGCGCCACCGAGCTACCGTTTCTGTCATCCTTGCCAGGCTCGTCGGAGAACTGCTCAGTGATGCGCGTTCGCCAAACGGTGCACGCATTAGATGGCATGACACTGAGTCACTGCCTTGGCAGCTCTGAAGCGTCTCCCAGCGCAGATGGTGCAGAGGTTCGCCacccccgctgctgccagccCTGGATGACGCTGTGCCGTGCCCCCACCCACATCACCcccgaggcggtgcgcgccgccagcaAAACGCTTCGTGCGCTGTTCTTCCAGAATCTGGGGAGCCCTtccgatgctgctgctgctgctgctgctgctgcacaggcAACACCGGCTTGCAGTGCCGCGGCGCATCAGCACAAGAGTGGCACTaccgcggcaacggcagagTGCAAGAGGGCTCTGGTAAGCAAAAAGACGGTCTCTCTcagtgcggcagcggagatggGCATCACAACTACCATGAAGTGCGCGGAGGTTTTCCCGGCTTCGGTGCTGAGCTCGCACTGCGACTGGCCAGACAGCTTTACGTACAGTTGGAAGTTTGCGCAGATTCAGGCGTATCCCACCTATGCCCACTTCTCCGAGGATCCCTACCATGCACCACTGTTGCCGAAGGATGCAGCAGTGGTGCGCTTCAGTAGTATGGATGCAGCCGAAGCGTTCGGTGTCTGGCGCGCCTTCGTCGGCGGGGACTACTTCCAGCCCTCGGTGAATGCCACGCTCGACAAGGGTAGCACCCCGGTGCGCAACCAGCTAGTGCACCGCGCGTTGCGGCGGATTCTGCTCAAGCGTGCCAAGCCGCACGCCAAGTCGCAGGGAAattcgcagcagcagagggagtGCGCGGGAGCAAGGCAAGAAAAGATGTTGGCTGCCACGGTAACCTTGACTAGCGAGGACAGCGACGTTCccgtcggcgtcgtggcGGGCAAACATGTTGACCTGGACATCTTCAGCCCTGCAGGCCTTCAGCTGCtcacggaggcggagaacaCACTACGCATCCCCTGCACCTTCACACAAGTGGTGAACCCGGTACTGGCACcagagtgcgtgtgcgaagAGTTGGCTGAGGTGGAGCGAAGCGGACATCTGCAAAGGGTGTCTTCCACCTGCATCTGTCAGCACCAGTCACAGCAGCTTCATCGGCGTGTTCGCTTTTACCGTGCACCGGCGGCCATTTTTCGTTCACTGCTGTGCAACCGTACAAgcgacagcgctgcacaGGAGACGACACGGCAGGTTAGATGCTGGTCTGTCCTTGCGTTGAGCGAGCGCGGCACGGCAGGCACAAATGGAGCGCACCTGAccttgcagcagcaaccgtgcgaagcagctggCGAAGGCACAGTCCCTCACTCAACCACAACGTCACCTCGCGCCGCTTCTTTCAccgcagaggagaaggggcagcggcagccggaCCATGGCCACCCGCATGCCGGTGGTGTAGCTACGGCAGTGCAAACAGAGGAGCcggcggaggacgaggaggcacCGGAGGACTACGTGCCTGAGGTTATCCACGCCGCACCGCCGACACAGCACCACGTCCACATCCCTCCCGGCACCGGCTACTTTCCTCAGTGTGACGAAAGCTACGGCGCCATAAAGTGCAAGGAAGGGTGGTTCCTCTGGAAGGAGGCTCATATGAAGTGGGCGAACAAGGCTCAGCCGGCCGTCCTCATCCGGAAAGGCCTGGCCATGAAGACGGGTGTCCTCTACGTCGGACTCTTCTCCGAATACTCGTAG